In one Perca fluviatilis chromosome 7, GENO_Pfluv_1.0, whole genome shotgun sequence genomic region, the following are encoded:
- the LOC120562505 gene encoding bcl-2/adenovirus E1B 19 kDa-interacting protein 2-like protein — MAATEQLQIPPLSLDLSGASGGGAKKRLAAPPLSLSLSRGDSVDFSAAALSATPDETLSFDFNLEALETPSGSETGTLGGGHELEWDDDLPCMARAGGVARSPVEPLGGLEGLGGLDQVDTRGRLWRRFSINGHEFHVNMSVLEPYLQVLSHGGYCGDEMNAVILFTSCYLPENTVENYEYVMDNLFRYIVGTLDLMVSENYLLVYLCAMAPRNKLPSIRWLHQCYTSLDRRLKKDLKGLLVVHPAWYIKALLTLVKPFISEKFSRKIQFVQTLQELSQFVPTERLQIPDAIRQFDEKLSR; from the exons ATGGCAGCGACAGAGCAG Ctccaga TCCCTCCCCTGAGCCTCGACCTATCAGGAGCCAGCGGGGGCGGGGCTAAGAAGCGTCTGGCGGCCCCGCCCCTCAGCCTATCGCTGAGCCGCGGGGACTCGGTGGACTTCTCGGCCGCGGCGCTGTCGGCCACGCCAGACGAGACGCTGTCCTTCGACTTCAACCTGGAGGCCCTGGAGACGCCATCAGGCAGCGAGACGGGCACGCTGGGGGGGGGGCACGAGCTGGAGTGGGAcg ACGACCTCCCCTGCATGGCGAGGGCTGGGGGCGTGGCCCGGAGCCCCGTGGAGCCGTTGGGGGGTCTGGAGGGTCTCGGGGGTCTGGACCAGGTGGACACTAGGGGGCGTCTCTGGAGGAGGTTCTCCATCAACGGACACGAGTTCCACGTCAACATGAGCGTCCTGGAGCCATACCTGCAGGTGCTGTCCCacggag GTTACTGTGGAGACGAGATGAACGCCGTCATCCTCTTCACCTCCTGTTACCTGCCGGAGAACACGGTGGAGAACTACGAGTACGTCATGGACAACCTGTTCAG gtacATTGTGGGGACCTTGGACCTGATGGTATCAGAGAACTACCTGCTGGTCTACCTGTGTGCCATGGCGCCCAGAAACAAGCTGCCATCCATCCGCTGGCTGCACCAGTGCTACACATCCTTAGACAGGAG gctgAAAAAGGACCTGAAGGGTCTGCTGGTTGTCCATCCGGCGTGGTACATCAAAGCTCTGCTCACCCTGGTCAAACCCTTCATCAg tGAGAAGTTCAGCAGGAAGATTCAGTTCGTCCAGACTCTGCAGGAGTTGTCTCAGTTTGTTCCCACAGAAAGACTACAGATCCCAGACGCCATACGCCA gtttgATGAGAAGTTGAGCAGATGA
- the LOC120562506 gene encoding uncharacterized protein LOC120562506 — translation MDGGGMEEWMEEVDGGGGRKREWMEEKMEGGGMEEVSCSLILVVLSLQVSCSLILVVLSLQVSCNLILVVLSLQVSCNLILVVLSLQVSCSLILVVLSLQVSCNLILVVLSLQVSCSLILVVLSLQVSCNLILVVLSLQVSCSLILVVLSLQVSCSLILLVLSLQVSCNLILVVLSLQVSCSLILLVLSLQVSCSLILVVLSLQVSCSLILVVLSLQVSCSLILLVLSLQVSCNLILVVLSLQVSCSLILLVLSLQVSCSLILVVLSLQVSCSLILLVLSLQVSCSLILVVLSLQVSCSLILVVLSLQVSCSLILVVLSLQVSCSLILVVLSLQVSCSLILVVLSCRSHVV, via the exons GTCTCATGTAGTCTGATACTGGTGGTCTTGTCCCTGCAG GTCTCATGTAGTCTGATACTGGTGGTTTTGTCCCTGCAGGTCTCATGTAATCTGATACTGGTGGTCTTGTCCCTGCAGGTCTCATGTAATCTGATACTGGTGGTCTTGTCCCTGCAGGTCTCATGTAGTCTGATACTGGTGGTCTTGTCCCTGCAGGTCTCATGTAATCTGATACTGGTGGTTTTGTCCCTGCAGGTCTCATGTAGTCTGATACTGGTGGTTTTGTCCCTGCAGGTCTCATGTAATCTGATACTGGTGGTTTTGTCCCTGCAGGTCTCATGTAGTCTGATACTGGTGGTTTTGTCCCTGCAGGTCTCATGTAGTCTGATACTGTTGGTTTTGTCCCTGCAGGTCTCATGTAATCTGATACTGGTGGTTTTGTCCCTGCAGGTCTCATGTAGTCTGATACTGTTGGTCTTGTCCCTGCAGGTCTCATGTAGTCTGATACTGGTGGTCTTGTCCCTGCAGGTCTCATGTAGTCTGATACTGGTGGTTTTGTCCCTGCAGGTCTCATGTAGTCTGATACTGTTGGTCTTGTCCCTGCAGGTCTCATGTAATCTGATACTGGTGGTTTTGTCCCTGCAGGTCTCATGTAGTCTGATACTGTTGGTCTTGTCCCTGCAGGTCTCATGTAGTCTGATACTGGTGGTCTTGTCCCTGCAGGTCTCATGTAGTCTGATACTGTTGGTTTTGTCCCTGCAGGTCTCATGTAGTCTGATACTGGTGGTTTTGTCCCTGCAGGTCTCATGTAGTCTGATACTGGTGGTTTTGTCCCTGCAGGTCTCATGTAGTCTGATACTGGTGGTTTTGTCCCTGCAGGTCTCATGTAGTCTGATACTGGTGGTTTTGTCCCTGCAGGTCTCATGTAGTCTGATACTGGTGGTTTTATCCTGCAGGTCTCATGTAGTCTGA